The window CCGGCCCGTCCGGAGTGCTGAGATCCGACGACGTTCTCGCCGGTCCTGATGCCCGTCCGCGGGCCTGGGGTCCCGGCACGACGAGTCCGATCGCCGCCAGCCCGCGACGCGGCCTGAACCACAGGCCCAGCGACCGCGGTAGGCCGACGATCTGGCCCGTTCGACGCACCAGCGGGGAGTGTCGCCGCCACGCAAGCTTTGTGCGGCCCGGACCGCGCCCGTCCGATCTCGGACGAGCACGTCCTCGGGTTGCGCCTACCTCCGCAGCGATGCGGACTGAGGAGCACCATGCTCGACAACGAAGATCTCTCCGGCGAATCGACCCGCGAGGCAGCGGCGCCCGACACGCCCACAGACACTCCCACAGATTCAGGGCCTGGCACGCCGGAGGCGGCCGCGGCCCCCGTGATCCGCAAGACCACCCGCAAACGGGCCACCAAGAAGGTCGCGTCCACTGACCCGACGAGCGAGGGTCAGGACACGTTGCCGCCGCGCGACGCCGCGGCAGACCAGTCGGTGGACTCGACGTCCACCGAGGAGAGTCAGCCTGCCAAGACACCGCGCAAACGGGCACCTCGCAAGCCCAAGGCCGTCGAGGTGGCGCTCGACGAACTGGCTGCGGAGGCTGCCCCCGTGGACGAGAGCAACTCCGAAGCGGCGAGTGCGGCGCCCGCGAAGAAGGCCCCCCGCAAGCGCGCCTCGCGCAAGAAGGTGGCGCCCGAGACGCCAGACGCGACGGGTTCCGTGGAAGCGGCGGATGCCTCGCAGGACACCTCCGAATCGTCGGATCGACCCGCGGTCGGGGCGCCGCTGTTCCAGGCGCCCGAGACTGCTGCTGCCGAGACTGCCGCCTCCGAAAAGGGCGGCTCGCAGAAGTCGAAGTCCACGCGCAGGCGGAAGAAGTCCAGCCCTGCCGTCGAGCCCGAGGCAACCGAGGACACGGCGCCGGACGAGGCCGGCGAGTCAACTGACCCGGAAGCGGAGACCACACCGGACTCGGGGAGCGGTGACGAGTCCGCCGAGACCTCCGAACGCCAGACTGATGACGGCGAAGACGCCGTTGCCGACGACGCTGACGACGACTCCTCGGACGACGACTCCGGGCAGGGCCCGGCGCGGCGTCGTCGCCGCAGGGGAGGGCGTCGCCGTCGTCGTCCCGGTGCTGGCGACGAGTCCGATGCCGAGGCGTCCGACGCCGAGGGTGAGTCGGGAGACCCCCAGGCCGCCGACGATGCCCAGGAGTCCGAGAGCACGACGTCACGTCGTCGCCGTCGGCGCCGCCGGGCGGGCGAGGAGAGCGACAACGCCTCCGACGACCCGGCCAACACCGTCACCCGCGTACGCCGTGGTCGCTCCGTGGAGGACGAGATCACCGCGGTGTCGGGGTCCACTCGCCTGGAGGCCAAGAAGCAGCGTCGCCGCGAGGGTCGCGAGGCCGGCCGTCGCCGCGCGCCGATTGTGACCGAGGCGGAATTCCTGGCCCGGCGTGAGTCTGTCGACCGGGTGATGGCCATCCGTCAGCGCGACGATGTCACCCAGATCGCGGTCCTGGAGGACAAGGTGCTCGTCGAGCACTATGTCGCGCGGGAGTCGCAGACGTCGCTGATCGGCAACGTCTACCTCGGCAGGGTGCAAAACGTCCTGCCGTCGATGGAGGCCGCTTTCATCGACATCGGCAAGGGCCGCAACGCCGTGCTTTATGCCGGTGAGGTCAATTGGTCGGCGCTGGGCCACCCGGAGGGACAGCCCCGCAAGATCGAGTCGGTGCTCTCGTCGGGGCAGGCCGTGATGGTCCAGGTCACCAAGGACCCGATCGGGCACAAGGGTGCTCGTCTGACCAGCCAGATCTCGTTGGCCGGTCGATTCCTGGTCTACGTGCCCGACGGCACCACGTCCGGCATCTCGCGCAAACTGCCTGACACCGAGCGCACCCGCCTGCGTACGGTCCTCAAGGACATCGTCCCCGACACCGCCGGGGTGATTGTGCGCACCGCGGCCGAGGGCGCCGCCGAGGACGAACTCACGCGTGACGTCGAGCGGCTCAAGGCCCGCTGGGACGACATCGAGAAGAAGGCCGGCAAGGGCAACTCCCCGCAGTTGCTCTATGGCGAGCCCGACCTGACGCTGAAGGTCGTGCGCGACCTGTTCACCGAGGACTTCGCCAAGCTCGTCATCGAGGGTGACGACGCCTGGGACACCGTGCACGGGTACGTCGAGCACGTGGCCCCCGACCTGGCGGAGCGGATGGAGAAGTACGACCCCGCCGAGGCGAACAACGGCGGTCGCGGCCTCTTCACGCAGCTGCGCATAGAGGAGCAGATCCACAAGGGCCTGGACCGCAAGGTGTGGCTGCCCTCGGGTGGTTCTCTGGTGATCGACCGCACCGAGGCGATGACCGTGGTCGACGTCAACACCGGCAAGTTCACCGGTTCCGGCGGCAACCTGGAAGAGACCGTCACCAAGAACAACCTCGAGGCAGCCGAAGAGATCGTGCGCCAACTGCGGTTGCGCGACATCGGCGGCATCATCGTGGTCGACTTCATCGACATGGTGTTGGAGTCCAACCGCGATCTCGTGCTGCGTCGCCTGGTCGAGTGCCTGGGTCGCGACCGCACCCGTCACCAGGTCGCGGAGGTCACCTCGCTCGGCCTGGTGCAGATGACCCGCAAGCGGATCGGCACCGGGTTGTTGGAGGCATTCTCGGAGTCGTGTGATGCCTGCTCCGGCCGCGGTGTGATCGTGGCCGAGGCGCCGGTCGAGCCGAAGCGGTCGCCCGATGACAACGGCGGCGGTCGCTCCCGGCGTACGCGTGGAGGCCGCGGTCGCGGCGACAACGACGCGTCCGGCAACAACTCCGGCAACGGTCGGGGCACCGGTTCGAACGGCAACCAGAACGGAAGCCAGAACGGCAACCCGGCCCGTCCGGCCGTCCCGAGCCCCCGCGATGTAGCGGCGATGGCCAAGCCGGAATCTGGCGAAGCCGCGGAGCCCGCGGAGGTGGCCGAGCCCGTCGAAGCGCCGGAGGCGGTGGCTTCTGTCGAGTCAGCCGTGTCGGAACCGACTGCACCCGAGCAGAGCGTGCCCGACGCAGCCGAGCAGCCCGCTGCTGACACAGCCGAGCGGTCCGTTGCCGCGCCGCGGGTCGTGACCCGGACGCGTCGGCGAGCCGCGAGCCGCCCCGCGGGCCCGCCGGTGGTCTCCGACGGCGCAACTCCGGCGGAGTCGGCCCCTGACGCGGCCGGCGACGCCACGTCTGAGGGCGACCCGGCTCCCGGGAGCGACCAGAGTCTCGAGCGCGACCAGAGTTTCGAGAGCGACCAGAGTTTCGAGAGCGACCGGGCCCCCGAGGGCGGCTCAGTCGCCCAGGAGGCTCCCGAAGCGCAAACCGGTGCCGCAGACGAGTCGGGGACGACTTTCGAGCACGTCCCGGTCAAGCGCCGGGGGCGCAAACGCTGAGCACTCGCCGACGGAGCGCGAACGGGGGCCCGCGTTTTGGCCCGGTGACACCCGATCCCGTACTGTTGCTCCTCGGCGTGTTCCGCATGCCGCCCGCGTGCCCCACCGCTCCATATGGTCGGTTGGCGCGCACCGGGTTCCACAGTTTTAGCAAGCCGAGCAGTTCGACGAGGAGAGTGCCGTGTACGCGATCGTGCGCAGTGGCAGCAAGCAGCAGAAGGTTGCCGTGGGCGACGTCATCGAGATCGACCGCCTCGACCCCAAGGTGGCCGGTGAGGGTGACGTTGTTTCGCTTCCCGTCGTGATGGTCGTCGACGGCGACAAGGTCACCGCGACCGGTCTCGACAAGGCCAGCGTCAAGGCCGAGGTCACCGGTGCCACCAAGGGCCCGAAGATCGTCATTCAGAAGTACAAGAACAAGACCGGGTACAAGAAGCGCCAGGGTCACCGCCAGAAGTACACCCAGGTCAAGGTCACCGACATCTCCCTCTGAGTCTCGGCCCGGACACCAGGACCAGACACAGCCTCATCGCGAACAAGGACTGAAGAAATGGCTCACAAGAAGGGTGCCGCGAGCACCAAGAACGGTCGTGACTCCAACGCCCAGCGCCTCGGCGTGAAGCGCTTCGGCGGACAGGTCGTCAAGGCCGGCGAGATCATCGTGCGCCAGCGTGGCACGCACTTCCACCCGGGCGCAGGCGTCGGTCGCGGTGGCGACGACACCCTGTTCGCGCTCCAGGCCGGTGCCGTCGAGTTCGGCACCAAGCGTGGTCGCAAGGTCATCAACGTCGTCCCGGGCGAGTGACGCACCGGCGACACTGAAACTTCTGCGCGAAGGGCGTCCCGATCTCGGGGCGCCCTTTCGCAGTTCTCAACCCCAGGAGCACCCATGGCAGTCCCCACGTTCGTCGACCGTGTCACCTTGCATATCGCGGCCGGACGCGGCGGCAACGGCGTGGCGAGCGTGCACCGGGAGAAGTTCAAGCCGCTCGGTGGCCCGGACGGCGGCAACGGCGGCCCGGGCGGCTCGGTGATCCTGCGCGTCGACCCCGACGTCACGACGCTCATCGACTACCACCACAGCCCGCGGCGCAAGGCCGAGAACGGCGGACACGGAGCCGGAGGACACCGCAACGGTGCGCACGGCAGCGACCTGGTCCTGCCTGTTCCGGACGGGACGTTGGTGGCGGCCCGCGACGGCGAGGTGCTGACGGACCTGGTCGGGGCTGGCAGCGAGATCGTGATCGCGCAGGGCGGAAAGGGGGGTCTGGGCAACGCGGCGCTGGCCAGCAGCAAGCGCAAGGCACCCGGCTTCGCACTGCTGGGCGAGCCGGGCGACGAGCTGGAGATCGTGCTCGAACTCAAGGTCGTCGCCGATATCGGCTTGGTCGGCTTCCCCAGCGCGGGCAAGTCAAGTCTGATCGCCTCGATCAGCCGGGCGCGGCCCAAGATCGCCGACTATCCGTTCACCACGCTGGTGCCCAACCTGGGCGTCGTGCGCGCTGGCGACACCACCTTCACCGTCGCCGACGTCCCCGGTCTCATCGAAGGGGCTGCCGAGGGTCGCGGTCTCGGGCACGACTTTCTGCGCCACATCGAACGATGCGCGGCGATCGTGCACGTGGTCGACACCGCGACGATCGAGCCGGGCCGCAACCCGGTCGACGACCTGGAGATC of the Nocardioides sp. genome contains:
- a CDS encoding Rne/Rng family ribonuclease gives rise to the protein MLDNEDLSGESTREAAAPDTPTDTPTDSGPGTPEAAAAPVIRKTTRKRATKKVASTDPTSEGQDTLPPRDAAADQSVDSTSTEESQPAKTPRKRAPRKPKAVEVALDELAAEAAPVDESNSEAASAAPAKKAPRKRASRKKVAPETPDATGSVEAADASQDTSESSDRPAVGAPLFQAPETAAAETAASEKGGSQKSKSTRRRKKSSPAVEPEATEDTAPDEAGESTDPEAETTPDSGSGDESAETSERQTDDGEDAVADDADDDSSDDDSGQGPARRRRRRGGRRRRRPGAGDESDAEASDAEGESGDPQAADDAQESESTTSRRRRRRRRAGEESDNASDDPANTVTRVRRGRSVEDEITAVSGSTRLEAKKQRRREGREAGRRRAPIVTEAEFLARRESVDRVMAIRQRDDVTQIAVLEDKVLVEHYVARESQTSLIGNVYLGRVQNVLPSMEAAFIDIGKGRNAVLYAGEVNWSALGHPEGQPRKIESVLSSGQAVMVQVTKDPIGHKGARLTSQISLAGRFLVYVPDGTTSGISRKLPDTERTRLRTVLKDIVPDTAGVIVRTAAEGAAEDELTRDVERLKARWDDIEKKAGKGNSPQLLYGEPDLTLKVVRDLFTEDFAKLVIEGDDAWDTVHGYVEHVAPDLAERMEKYDPAEANNGGRGLFTQLRIEEQIHKGLDRKVWLPSGGSLVIDRTEAMTVVDVNTGKFTGSGGNLEETVTKNNLEAAEEIVRQLRLRDIGGIIVVDFIDMVLESNRDLVLRRLVECLGRDRTRHQVAEVTSLGLVQMTRKRIGTGLLEAFSESCDACSGRGVIVAEAPVEPKRSPDDNGGGRSRRTRGGRGRGDNDASGNNSGNGRGTGSNGNQNGSQNGNPARPAVPSPRDVAAMAKPESGEAAEPAEVAEPVEAPEAVASVESAVSEPTAPEQSVPDAAEQPAADTAERSVAAPRVVTRTRRRAASRPAGPPVVSDGATPAESAPDAAGDATSEGDPAPGSDQSLERDQSFESDQSFESDRAPEGGSVAQEAPEAQTGAADESGTTFEHVPVKRRGRKR
- the rplU gene encoding 50S ribosomal protein L21 translates to MYAIVRSGSKQQKVAVGDVIEIDRLDPKVAGEGDVVSLPVVMVVDGDKVTATGLDKASVKAEVTGATKGPKIVIQKYKNKTGYKKRQGHRQKYTQVKVTDISL
- the rpmA gene encoding 50S ribosomal protein L27 — its product is MAHKKGAASTKNGRDSNAQRLGVKRFGGQVVKAGEIIVRQRGTHFHPGAGVGRGGDDTLFALQAGAVEFGTKRGRKVINVVPGE
- the obgE gene encoding GTPase ObgE; translated protein: MAVPTFVDRVTLHIAAGRGGNGVASVHREKFKPLGGPDGGNGGPGGSVILRVDPDVTTLIDYHHSPRRKAENGGHGAGGHRNGAHGSDLVLPVPDGTLVAARDGEVLTDLVGAGSEIVIAQGGKGGLGNAALASSKRKAPGFALLGEPGDELEIVLELKVVADIGLVGFPSAGKSSLIASISRARPKIADYPFTTLVPNLGVVRAGDTTFTVADVPGLIEGAAEGRGLGHDFLRHIERCAAIVHVVDTATIEPGRNPVDDLEIIEDELRRYGGLEDRPRLVALNKIDVPDGADIAEMVQEDIEERGLRVFPVSAASGAGTRELIFAMAQIVEQARKERPASEAKRVVLRPRSVDGADDFTISETEDGWRVRGTRPERWVRQTDFSNDEAVGFLADRLNRLGVETRLLELGAQEGDAVLIGHPDNAVVFDFKPGIDAGAENLARRGEDQRFHEQRPAAGRRRQIDAAFPERGENEARADVARRIDRPDEYGPSSYEIGSQEDPDWAEYDPSREES